One window of the Catenulispora sp. MAP5-51 genome contains the following:
- a CDS encoding NADP-dependent isocitrate dehydrogenase produces MAYSGPKIKVANPVVELDGDEMTRIIWQFIKDSLILPYLDVDLKYFDLGIEHRDATDDQVTVDAANAIAQYGVGVKCATITPDEARVEEFGLKKMWKSPNGTIRNILGGVIFREPIVISNIPRLVPGWTKPIVVGRHAFGDQYRATDLVVPGEGTLTLTFTPKDGTEPIELNVFDFPGGGVAMAMYNLDESIRDFARASMRYGLLRNYPVYLSTKNTIMKAYDGRFKDLFQEVFDAEFKADFDKAGLTYEHRLIDDMVASAMKWEGGYVWACKNYDGDVQSDTVAQGFGSLGLMTSVLMAPDGKTVEAEAAHGTVTRHYRQHQQGKPTSTNPIASIYAWTQGLAYRGKFDNTPEVVKFAETLERVCVQTVEEGKMTKDLALLISPDQPYLTTQEFLAAIDENLQKAMASA; encoded by the coding sequence ATGGCCTACTCCGGTCCCAAGATCAAGGTCGCGAACCCCGTCGTCGAACTCGACGGCGACGAGATGACCCGGATCATCTGGCAGTTCATCAAGGACTCGCTGATCCTGCCCTACCTGGACGTCGACCTGAAGTACTTCGACCTGGGCATCGAGCACCGCGACGCCACGGACGACCAGGTCACCGTGGACGCCGCGAACGCGATCGCGCAGTACGGCGTGGGCGTCAAGTGCGCCACCATCACCCCGGACGAGGCGCGGGTCGAGGAGTTCGGCCTGAAGAAGATGTGGAAGTCGCCCAACGGCACCATCCGCAACATCCTGGGCGGCGTGATCTTCCGCGAGCCTATCGTCATCAGCAACATCCCGCGCCTGGTCCCGGGCTGGACCAAGCCGATCGTCGTCGGCCGCCACGCCTTCGGCGACCAGTACCGCGCCACCGACCTCGTGGTCCCCGGCGAGGGCACGCTGACGCTGACCTTCACCCCGAAGGACGGCACCGAGCCGATCGAGCTCAACGTCTTCGACTTCCCCGGCGGCGGCGTGGCCATGGCCATGTACAACCTGGACGAGTCGATCCGCGACTTCGCGCGCGCCAGCATGCGCTACGGCCTGCTGCGCAACTACCCGGTGTACCTGTCCACCAAGAACACGATCATGAAGGCCTACGACGGCCGCTTCAAGGACCTGTTCCAGGAGGTCTTCGACGCCGAGTTCAAGGCCGACTTCGACAAGGCCGGCCTGACCTACGAGCACCGCCTGATCGACGACATGGTCGCCTCCGCGATGAAGTGGGAGGGCGGCTACGTCTGGGCGTGCAAGAACTACGACGGCGACGTCCAGTCCGACACCGTCGCGCAGGGCTTCGGCTCGCTGGGCCTGATGACCTCGGTCCTGATGGCCCCCGACGGCAAGACCGTCGAGGCCGAGGCCGCGCACGGCACCGTGACCCGCCACTACCGCCAGCACCAGCAGGGCAAGCCCACCTCCACCAACCCGATCGCCTCGATCTACGCGTGGACCCAGGGCCTGGCCTACCGGGGCAAGTTCGACAACACCCCCGAGGTCGTGAAGTTCGCCGAGACCCTGGAGCGCGTCTGCGTCCAGACCGTCGAGGAGGGCAAGATGACCAAGGACCTGGCGCTGCTGATTTCGCCGGACCAGCCGTACCTGACCACGCAGGAGTTCCTCGCCGCGATCGACGAGAACCTGCAGAAGGCGATGGCCTCCGCCTGA
- a CDS encoding DUF3017 domain-containing protein, whose protein sequence is MAVNNRPPGASFGRSVAAEWPILAVLAGFGFGMTVILHDEVFQGAAMMGLSLLLAAGLRLFLPTRVAGTLAVRRRGIDVGMYTVVGTTLVVLGLLVQGIFSN, encoded by the coding sequence ATGGCAGTGAACAACCGTCCTCCGGGCGCCTCCTTCGGCCGATCGGTCGCGGCGGAGTGGCCGATCCTGGCGGTGCTGGCCGGCTTCGGCTTCGGCATGACGGTGATACTGCACGACGAGGTCTTCCAGGGCGCCGCGATGATGGGCCTGTCCCTGCTGCTGGCAGCCGGGCTGCGGCTGTTCCTGCCCACCCGGGTGGCCGGGACGCTGGCCGTCCGGCGCCGCGGGATCGACGTGGGCATGTACACCGTCGTCGGCACCACGCTGGTGGTGCTGGGGCTGCTGGTGCAGGGGATCTTCTCGAACTGA
- the rocD gene encoding ornithine--oxo-acid transaminase, translated as MSDTASNTVSNTATERGAGPRNPPSARAEALIAQSDAHTAHNYHPLPVVIAEADGAWVTDVDGNRYLDMLAGYSALNFGHRNPVLLAATREQLNRVTLTSRAFHHDQFGPFVEELAELCGKQAALPMNSGAEAVETALKTARKWGYQVKGVPEDRAQIITCEGNFHGRTLSIVSFSTDPDARNEFGPFTPGFVSVPYGDAAAFEAAITDDTVAILMEPIQGEAGVLVPPEGYLAAVREICTRRGILMMADEIQSGLGRTGYTFACDYEDVVPDVYILGKALGGGILPVSAVVADRDVLGVFAPGEHGSTFGGNPLACAVGRAVVGLLATGEYQSRARTLGAHLHEALAKLPAETVREVRGRGLWAGVDIDPKFGTGREISERLMARGVLAKDTHGSTIRMAPPLVVTAEELDWAVLQLQSALG; from the coding sequence ATCTCCGACACCGCCTCGAACACCGTCTCGAACACCGCCACGGAACGCGGCGCAGGACCGCGCAATCCGCCGTCGGCCCGGGCCGAAGCGCTGATCGCGCAGTCCGACGCGCACACCGCGCACAACTACCACCCGCTGCCGGTGGTGATCGCCGAGGCCGACGGCGCCTGGGTGACCGACGTCGACGGCAACCGCTATCTGGACATGCTGGCCGGGTACTCGGCGCTGAACTTCGGGCACCGCAACCCGGTGCTGCTGGCCGCGACGCGCGAGCAGCTGAACCGGGTGACGCTGACCTCGCGGGCGTTCCACCACGACCAGTTCGGGCCGTTCGTCGAGGAGCTGGCCGAGCTGTGCGGGAAGCAGGCGGCGCTGCCGATGAACTCCGGGGCCGAGGCCGTGGAGACCGCGCTGAAGACCGCCCGCAAGTGGGGGTACCAGGTCAAGGGCGTCCCGGAGGACCGCGCGCAGATCATCACCTGCGAGGGCAACTTCCACGGCCGGACGCTGTCCATCGTGTCGTTCTCCACCGATCCGGACGCGCGCAACGAGTTCGGGCCGTTCACCCCGGGGTTCGTCTCGGTGCCCTACGGCGACGCCGCGGCGTTCGAGGCGGCGATCACCGACGACACCGTGGCGATCCTGATGGAGCCGATCCAGGGCGAGGCCGGGGTCCTGGTACCGCCGGAGGGGTACTTGGCGGCGGTGCGGGAGATCTGCACCCGTCGCGGCATCCTGATGATGGCCGACGAGATCCAGTCCGGGCTGGGGCGGACCGGCTACACGTTCGCGTGCGACTACGAGGACGTGGTCCCCGACGTCTACATCCTGGGCAAGGCGCTGGGCGGCGGCATCCTGCCGGTGTCGGCGGTGGTCGCCGACCGCGACGTGCTCGGCGTGTTCGCCCCCGGCGAGCACGGCTCGACCTTCGGCGGGAACCCGCTGGCGTGCGCGGTCGGGCGGGCGGTGGTGGGCCTGCTGGCCACCGGCGAGTACCAGTCCCGCGCACGAACGCTGGGCGCGCACCTGCACGAGGCGTTGGCCAAGTTGCCGGCGGAGACGGTGCGCGAGGTCCGCGGGCGCGGTCTGTGGGCCGGCGTGGACATCGACCCGAAGTTCGGCACCGGCCGCGAGATCTCCGAGCGGCTGATGGCGCGCGGGGTGCTCGCCAAGGACACGCACGGCTCGACCATCCGTATGGCGCCCCCGCTCGTGGTGACCGCGGAGGAGCTGGACTGGGCGGTGCTGCAACTACAGAGCGCTCTGGGTTGA
- a CDS encoding malate dehydrogenase, translating into MSRTPVNVTVTGAAGQIGYALLFRIASGHLLGPDVPVKLNLLEIPQAVKAAEGTAMELVDSAFPLLAGIDIHDNPKDGFTGANVALLVGARPRTAGMERGDLLQANGGIFKPQGEAINAHAADDIKVLVVGNPANTNALIAASHAPDVPKSRFTAMTRLDHNRALGQLALKTGSPVSEITNMTIWGNHSATQYPDVFHAKIAGKSAAEVIDDQSWIEKDFIPTVAKRGAAIIEARGFSSAASAANAALDHVFTWVNGTAEGDWTSMGVVSDGSYGVPEGLVSSFPVTTKDGEWSIVQGLDIDDFSRTRIDASVNELAEERDAVRQLGLI; encoded by the coding sequence ATGTCCCGCACCCCCGTCAACGTCACCGTGACCGGCGCGGCCGGCCAGATCGGCTACGCCCTGCTGTTCCGCATCGCCTCCGGCCACCTGCTGGGCCCGGACGTGCCGGTGAAGCTGAACCTGCTGGAGATCCCGCAGGCGGTCAAGGCCGCCGAGGGCACGGCGATGGAGCTGGTCGACTCCGCGTTCCCGCTGCTGGCCGGCATCGACATCCACGACAACCCCAAGGACGGCTTCACCGGCGCGAACGTGGCGCTGCTGGTCGGCGCCCGCCCCCGCACCGCCGGCATGGAGCGCGGCGACCTGCTGCAGGCCAACGGCGGCATCTTCAAGCCGCAGGGCGAGGCCATCAACGCGCACGCCGCCGACGACATCAAGGTCCTGGTGGTCGGCAACCCGGCCAACACCAACGCCCTGATCGCCGCCTCGCACGCCCCGGACGTCCCGAAGTCCCGCTTCACCGCGATGACCCGCCTGGACCACAACCGCGCCCTGGGCCAGCTCGCGCTCAAGACCGGCTCCCCGGTCAGCGAGATCACCAACATGACCATCTGGGGCAACCACTCCGCGACCCAGTACCCGGACGTGTTCCACGCCAAGATCGCCGGCAAGAGCGCCGCCGAGGTCATCGACGACCAGTCCTGGATCGAGAAGGACTTCATCCCGACCGTCGCCAAGCGCGGCGCGGCGATCATCGAGGCCCGCGGCTTCTCCAGCGCCGCCTCGGCCGCCAACGCCGCCCTGGACCACGTGTTCACCTGGGTCAACGGCACCGCCGAGGGCGACTGGACCTCCATGGGCGTGGTGTCCGACGGCAGCTACGGCGTGCCGGAGGGCCTGGTCTCCTCCTTCCCGGTGACCACCAAGGACGGCGAGTGGAGCATCGTCCAGGGCCTGGACATCGACGACTTCTCGCGCACCCGCATCGACGCCTCGGTCAACGAGCTCGCCGAGGAGCGCGACGCGGTCCGGCAGCTCGGTCTCATCTGA
- the purH gene encoding bifunctional phosphoribosylaminoimidazolecarboxamide formyltransferase/IMP cyclohydrolase produces MSTTEDIRPIKRALVSVYDKTGLEDLARGLHAAGVALVSTGGSAKLIRDLGLPVTEVQELTGFPECLDGRVKTLHPKVHAGILADLRLEDHRKQLAELGVEPFDLVVVNLYPFTQTVSSGATPDECVEQIDIGGPSMVRAAAKNHPSVAVVVNPANYGAVLTAVTGGGFTFAQRKRLAAEAFAHTAEYDAAVAGWFAAAYAPDGESRFPDFVANTYERKAVLRYGENPHQGAALYINDGEQDTLATAEQLHGKEMSYNNYVDTDAAIRSAHDFDEACVAIIKHANPCGIAIDSAGDIASAHRLANECDPVSAFGGIIAANRTVTHAMALQVNEVFTEVICAPDYEPEALEALKTKKNIRILKTASRNRRKLEFRQICGGLLLQDGDLYQAEGDDPATWTLASGEPADEQTFADLVFAWRAIRSVKSNAILLASGGASVGVGMGQVNRVDSAKLAVQRAGDKAHGSVAASDAYFPFPDGFEVLAEAGVKAVVQPGGSVRDELVVEAARKAGVTMYMTGTRHFTH; encoded by the coding sequence GTGAGTACGACTGAGGACATCCGCCCGATCAAGCGCGCGCTGGTCAGCGTGTACGACAAGACCGGTCTGGAAGACCTGGCCCGCGGCCTGCACGCGGCCGGGGTCGCCCTGGTCTCCACTGGCGGCTCGGCCAAGCTGATCCGCGACCTGGGCCTGCCGGTCACCGAAGTCCAGGAGCTCACCGGCTTCCCGGAGTGCCTGGACGGCCGGGTCAAGACCCTGCACCCGAAGGTGCACGCCGGCATCCTGGCCGACCTGCGCCTGGAGGACCACCGCAAGCAGCTCGCCGAGCTCGGCGTCGAGCCCTTCGACCTGGTCGTGGTGAACCTCTACCCGTTCACCCAGACTGTGTCCTCCGGCGCCACCCCCGACGAGTGCGTCGAGCAGATCGACATCGGCGGCCCATCGATGGTCCGCGCCGCCGCCAAGAACCACCCGAGCGTCGCGGTCGTGGTGAACCCGGCCAACTACGGCGCCGTGCTGACCGCGGTGACCGGCGGCGGCTTCACCTTCGCCCAGCGCAAGCGCCTGGCCGCCGAGGCCTTCGCACACACCGCTGAGTACGACGCCGCCGTGGCCGGCTGGTTCGCCGCGGCCTACGCCCCCGACGGCGAGTCCCGCTTCCCCGACTTCGTCGCGAACACCTACGAGCGCAAGGCCGTGCTCCGCTACGGCGAGAACCCGCACCAGGGCGCCGCGCTCTACATCAACGACGGCGAGCAGGACACGCTGGCCACCGCCGAGCAGCTGCACGGCAAGGAGATGTCCTACAACAACTACGTGGACACCGACGCGGCGATCCGCTCGGCCCACGACTTCGACGAGGCCTGCGTCGCGATCATCAAGCACGCCAACCCCTGCGGCATCGCGATTGATAGTGCCGGCGATATCGCCTCGGCCCACCGGCTGGCCAACGAGTGCGACCCGGTCTCGGCCTTCGGCGGCATCATCGCCGCCAACCGCACCGTCACCCACGCGATGGCGCTCCAGGTCAACGAGGTCTTCACCGAGGTCATCTGCGCGCCGGACTACGAGCCGGAAGCGCTGGAGGCGCTGAAGACCAAGAAGAACATCCGGATCCTGAAGACCGCCTCCCGCAACCGCCGCAAGCTGGAGTTCCGCCAGATCTGCGGCGGCCTGCTGCTGCAGGACGGCGACCTGTACCAGGCCGAGGGCGACGACCCCGCGACCTGGACCCTGGCCAGCGGCGAGCCGGCCGACGAGCAGACCTTCGCCGACCTGGTCTTCGCCTGGCGGGCCATCCGCTCGGTGAAGTCCAACGCGATCCTGCTGGCCTCCGGCGGCGCCTCGGTCGGCGTCGGCATGGGCCAGGTCAACCGGGTCGACTCGGCCAAGCTGGCGGTCCAGCGGGCCGGCGACAAGGCGCACGGCTCGGTCGCCGCCTCCGACGCCTACTTCCCGTTCCCCGACGGCTTCGAGGTCCTGGCCGAGGCCGGGGTCAAGGCCGTGGTGCAGCCCGGCGGCTCGGTCCGCGACGAGCTGGTCGTCGAGGCGGCGCGCAAGGCCGGCGTCACCATGTACATGACCGGCACCCGGCACTTCACCCACTAA
- a CDS encoding VOC family protein produces the protein MITSDDTPNLPGWIDLGSPDPGASAAFYGRVFGWTAEQMMPDSSEGPGYWFLLKDGKSAAGLGGLMDPAARPDWTTYVRVADAAASTAAAEKAGAKVRVPVMEVPEAGTFAQLTDPSGAEFALWQSGAVTGFQTCCVEDTMLWAELWTRDPAAAKAFYPALFGWSVEPYMEGAPEGGGYDMWTTQPGDPPSAFGGIMTITDQVPIQDEKWIPYFMVADADATVERVAAAGGTVLIPAADAPPGRLAALADQFGARFNILQPAPMAG, from the coding sequence ATGATCACCTCGGACGACACCCCGAACCTTCCCGGCTGGATCGACCTGGGCTCCCCCGACCCCGGGGCTTCGGCGGCGTTCTACGGCCGGGTCTTCGGCTGGACCGCGGAGCAGATGATGCCGGACTCCTCGGAAGGCCCCGGCTACTGGTTCCTGCTCAAGGACGGGAAGTCGGCGGCGGGCCTGGGCGGGCTGATGGACCCGGCCGCCAGACCCGACTGGACCACCTATGTCCGCGTCGCCGACGCCGCCGCGAGCACGGCCGCCGCCGAGAAGGCCGGCGCCAAGGTGCGCGTGCCGGTCATGGAAGTCCCCGAGGCGGGCACCTTCGCGCAGCTCACCGACCCCAGCGGCGCCGAGTTCGCGCTCTGGCAGTCCGGGGCGGTCACCGGGTTCCAGACCTGCTGCGTGGAGGACACGATGCTGTGGGCCGAGTTGTGGACCCGGGACCCGGCCGCGGCGAAGGCGTTCTATCCGGCGCTGTTCGGGTGGAGCGTCGAGCCATACATGGAGGGCGCGCCGGAGGGCGGGGGCTACGACATGTGGACGACACAGCCCGGCGACCCGCCGTCCGCCTTCGGCGGGATCATGACGATCACCGACCAGGTGCCGATCCAGGACGAGAAGTGGATCCCCTACTTCATGGTGGCCGACGCCGACGCGACCGTGGAGCGCGTGGCCGCCGCCGGCGGCACCGTCCTGATCCCGGCCGCCGACGCCCCGCCCGGGCGGCTGGCGGCGCTGGCCGACCAGTTCGGGGCGCGGTTCAACATCCTGCAGCCGGCGCCGATGGCCGGCTAG
- a CDS encoding bifunctional methylenetetrahydrofolate dehydrogenase/methenyltetrahydrofolate cyclohydrolase: MTASHTAQILDGKATANTIKGELSARVGTLKARGIVPGLATLLVGDDPASASYVRSKHRDCAQVGIASIQRQLPATASQAQVAEAVAELNEDPACTGYIVQLPLPKGIDENAILELVDPDKDADGLHPTNLGRLVLGAPAPLPCTPLGIVELLRRHDVAIAGAEVVIVGRGITVGRPLGLLLTRRSENATVTLCHTGTRDLAFHTLKADIVVAAAGVPNLITAELVKPGAAVLDVGVSRGEGGLAGDVADDVRDVAGWVSPNPGGVGPMTRAMLLNNVVEIAERQL; this comes from the coding sequence ATGACTGCTTCTCATACGGCCCAGATCCTGGACGGCAAGGCGACCGCCAACACCATCAAGGGCGAGCTGTCGGCGCGCGTCGGGACGCTCAAGGCGCGCGGCATCGTGCCGGGCCTGGCCACTCTGCTGGTCGGCGACGACCCGGCGTCGGCCTCCTACGTGCGCAGCAAGCACCGCGACTGCGCGCAGGTGGGCATCGCCTCCATCCAGCGCCAGCTGCCGGCCACGGCGTCCCAGGCGCAGGTCGCCGAGGCGGTGGCCGAGCTCAACGAGGACCCGGCCTGCACCGGCTACATCGTGCAGCTGCCGCTGCCCAAGGGCATCGACGAGAACGCGATCCTGGAGCTCGTCGACCCCGACAAGGACGCCGACGGCCTGCACCCGACCAACCTCGGGCGGCTCGTGCTCGGCGCCCCGGCGCCGCTGCCGTGCACCCCGCTGGGCATCGTCGAGCTGCTGCGCCGGCACGACGTGGCCATCGCCGGGGCCGAGGTGGTCATCGTCGGCCGCGGCATCACCGTGGGCCGCCCGCTGGGCCTGCTGCTGACCCGCCGCAGCGAGAACGCGACCGTGACCCTGTGCCACACCGGCACCCGCGACCTGGCCTTCCACACCCTGAAGGCGGACATCGTGGTGGCCGCGGCCGGCGTGCCGAACCTGATCACCGCCGAGCTGGTGAAGCCGGGCGCGGCGGTGCTGGACGTCGGCGTCTCGCGCGGCGAGGGCGGCCTGGCCGGCGACGTCGCGGACGACGTGCGCGACGTGGCGGGCTGGGTGTCGCCGAACCCCGGCGGGGTCGGGCCGATGACCCGGGCCATGCTGCTGAACAACGTGGTGGAGATCGCGGAGCGGCAGCTCTGA
- the ddaH gene encoding dimethylargininase, with product MTTETSPVPSAAQRVAIPRRYLMCPPDHFAVTYSINPWMDPDEPVDASLAARQWEALRDLYMDLGHQVETIKPIEGLPDMVFAANGATVVGGKVLGASFRNDERKAEGPAYMEWFRKNGFAEVHDPRFINEGEGDFLYAGDWILAGHGFRSDPNAHLEAQELFGMPVIGLRLVDPRYYHLDTALAVLDDHTVAYYPEAFSPGSQAVLRTLYPDAVIATAEDAAVFGLNAVSDGLHVLLPQAATGLAARLAERGYQPIGVDLSELLKAGGSVKCCTLELRG from the coding sequence ATGACGACCGAGACATCCCCCGTGCCCTCGGCGGCACAGCGCGTGGCGATCCCGCGCCGGTACCTGATGTGCCCGCCCGACCACTTCGCGGTCACCTACTCGATCAACCCGTGGATGGACCCGGACGAACCGGTCGACGCCTCGCTGGCCGCGCGCCAGTGGGAGGCCCTGCGTGACCTGTACATGGATCTCGGCCACCAGGTGGAGACCATCAAACCGATCGAGGGCCTGCCGGACATGGTGTTCGCGGCCAACGGCGCCACGGTGGTGGGCGGCAAGGTGCTGGGTGCCTCGTTCCGGAACGACGAGCGCAAGGCCGAGGGCCCGGCGTACATGGAGTGGTTCCGCAAGAACGGCTTCGCCGAGGTCCACGACCCGCGGTTCATCAACGAGGGCGAGGGCGACTTCCTGTACGCCGGGGACTGGATCCTGGCCGGCCACGGCTTCCGGTCCGATCCGAACGCGCACCTGGAGGCGCAGGAGCTCTTCGGGATGCCGGTGATCGGGCTGCGGCTGGTCGACCCGCGCTACTACCACCTGGACACGGCGCTGGCGGTCCTCGACGACCACACGGTCGCCTACTACCCCGAGGCGTTCTCGCCGGGGTCGCAGGCGGTGCTGCGCACGCTGTACCCGGACGCGGTCATCGCCACCGCCGAGGACGCCGCGGTCTTCGGGCTGAACGCGGTCTCCGACGGCCTGCACGTGCTGCTGCCGCAGGCCGCCACGGGCCTGGCGGCCCGGCTGGCCGAGCGCGGCTACCAGCCGATCGGCGTCGACCTGTCCGAACTGCTGAAGGCGGGTGGCTCTGTGAAGTGCTGCACGCTGGAGCTCCGAGGCTGA
- a CDS encoding Lrp/AsnC family transcriptional regulator yields MDSLDRAIIDVLRKDARASFADVGTEVGLSASAVKRRVDRLRADGAIRGFSVIVDQTALGWTTEAFVEVYCGDRTSPDVIRECVSRHPEVVAAYTITGDADALLHLVAENMRHLEEALERIRREPEIQRTRSALVLTRLLARDPML; encoded by the coding sequence ATGGACAGCCTCGACCGCGCGATCATCGACGTGCTGCGGAAGGACGCGCGCGCCTCGTTCGCCGATGTCGGGACGGAGGTGGGCCTGTCGGCGTCGGCGGTGAAGCGGCGGGTGGACCGGTTGCGGGCCGACGGGGCGATCCGGGGGTTCTCCGTGATCGTCGACCAGACCGCGCTCGGGTGGACCACCGAGGCCTTCGTCGAGGTCTACTGCGGGGACCGGACGTCGCCGGACGTGATCCGGGAGTGCGTGTCGCGGCATCCGGAGGTGGTCGCGGCGTACACGATCACCGGGGACGCCGACGCGCTGCTGCACCTGGTGGCCGAGAACATGCGGCATCTGGAAGAGGCGCTGGAGCGGATCCGGCGGGAGCCGGAGATCCAGCGGACGCGGTCGGCGCTGGTGCTGACGCGGTTGTTGGCGCGCGATCCGATGCTGTGA
- a CDS encoding M20 family metallopeptidase, with protein MTYTDDAKGLQEDLVLLRRDLHRIPEIGLNLPRTQERVLAALDGLPLEITLGSGLNSVTAVLRGTGPAAGNSGGNSDGAKQAVLLRGDMDALPVVEKTGREFAAAGPNMHACGHDLHTAMLVGAARLLSARRDRLAGDVVFMFQPGEEGDDGAGHMIREGVLDAAGPRVIGAYGLHVMSDKLPRGNFVSRAGTFMAGADEIAVTVRGAGAHGSRPHTGKDPVPVACEMVVALQTLVTRKFDIFDPVVITVGEFHAGTAANIIPDDATFHVTMRSFSRESRARLLDAVVDLFNGLASAYGCTAEITYKEQYPPTVNHAADVDFLEEVVNEVYGEERFARIPNPNPGAEDFSRVLEQVPGTYAFLGASTVEDYASAPSNHSPLADFDDAVLGDGAALLAELADRRLARG; from the coding sequence ATGACCTACACCGATGACGCCAAGGGTTTGCAGGAAGACCTGGTCCTGCTGCGCCGCGACCTGCACCGCATACCTGAGATCGGCCTGAATCTGCCGCGCACCCAGGAGCGGGTCCTGGCCGCGCTGGACGGGCTGCCGCTGGAGATCACCCTGGGCTCCGGGCTGAACTCGGTGACGGCCGTGCTGCGCGGGACCGGGCCGGCGGCCGGCAACAGTGGCGGCAACAGCGACGGCGCCAAGCAGGCCGTGCTGCTGCGCGGCGACATGGACGCGCTGCCGGTGGTGGAGAAGACCGGCCGGGAGTTCGCCGCCGCCGGCCCGAACATGCACGCCTGCGGCCACGACCTGCACACGGCCATGCTGGTCGGCGCGGCGCGGCTGCTGTCGGCGCGGCGCGACCGGCTGGCCGGGGACGTGGTGTTCATGTTCCAGCCCGGCGAGGAGGGCGACGACGGCGCCGGGCACATGATCCGCGAGGGCGTGCTGGACGCCGCCGGTCCGCGCGTGATCGGCGCCTACGGCCTGCACGTGATGTCCGACAAGCTCCCGCGCGGGAACTTCGTCTCGCGCGCCGGCACCTTCATGGCCGGCGCCGACGAGATCGCGGTGACGGTGCGCGGCGCCGGGGCGCACGGCTCGCGGCCGCACACCGGCAAGGACCCGGTCCCGGTGGCCTGCGAGATGGTGGTGGCGCTGCAGACCCTGGTGACCCGCAAGTTCGACATCTTCGACCCGGTGGTGATCACCGTCGGCGAGTTCCACGCCGGCACCGCGGCGAACATCATCCCGGACGACGCCACCTTCCACGTCACGATGCGGTCGTTCTCCCGCGAGTCCCGGGCCCGGCTCCTGGACGCGGTGGTGGACCTGTTCAACGGCCTGGCCTCGGCCTACGGCTGCACGGCGGAGATCACCTACAAGGAGCAGTACCCGCCGACCGTCAACCACGCGGCCGACGTCGACTTCCTGGAAGAGGTCGTGAACGAGGTGTACGGCGAAGAGCGCTTCGCCCGCATCCCCAACCCGAACCCCGGCGCCGAGGACTTCTCGCGGGTGCTGGAGCAGGTGCCGGGAACGTACGCATTCCTCGGCGCGAGCACCGTGGAGGACTACGCGAGCGCGCCGTCCAACCACAGCCCGCTGGCCGACTTCGACGACGCGGTGCTCGGCGACGGCGCCGCGCTGCTGGCCGAGCTCGCCGACCGGCGGCTCGCGCGCGGCTGA